A genomic segment from Lagenorhynchus albirostris chromosome X, mLagAlb1.1, whole genome shotgun sequence encodes:
- the ZC4H2 gene encoding zinc finger C4H2 domain-containing protein isoform X3, which translates to MADEQEIMCKLESIKEIRNKTLQMEKIKTRLKAEFEALESEERHLKEYKQEMDLLLQEKMAHVEELRLIHADINVMENTIKQSENDLNKLLESTRRLHDEYKPLKEHVDALRMTLGLQRLPDLCEEEEKLSLEPACHVTNKFTGMHLYALCAKPRVGPGTPKSQNGSRMNEKRENT; encoded by the exons GAACAAGACCCTGCAGATGGAAAAGATCAAGACCCGTTTGAAGGCTGAGTTTGAGGCCCTTGAATCAGAGGAGAGGCACCTGAAGGAATACAAGCAGGAGATGGACCTCCTGCTACAGGAGAAAATGGCCCATGTGGAGGAACTCCGACTGATCCACGCTGATATCAATGTG ATGGAAAACACCATCAAACAGTCTGAGAATGACCTAAACAAGCTGCTAGAGTCTACCCGGCGGCTACATGATGAGTATAAGCCGCTGAAGGAACATGTGGATGCCCTGCGCATGACTCTGGGCCTGCAGAGGCTCCCTGACCTAtgtgaagaggaggagaagctctCCTTGGA GCCTGCTTGTCATGTCACCAACAAATTCACCGGAATGCACCTATATGCCCTCTGTGCAAAGCCAAGAGTCGGTCCAGGAACCCCAAAAAGCCAAAACGGAAGCAGGATGAATGAAAAGAGGGAGAACACTTAG
- the ZC4H2 gene encoding zinc finger C4H2 domain-containing protein isoform X2 yields MADEQEIMCKLESIKEIRNKTLQMEKIKTRLKAEFEALESEERHLKEYKQEMDLLLQEKMAHVEELRLIHADINVMENTIKQSENDLNKLLESTRRLHDEYKPLKEHVDALRMTLGLQRLPDLCEEEEKLSLDYFEKQKAEWQTEPQEPPIPESLAAAAAAAQQLQVARKQDTRQTATFRQQPPPMKACLSCHQQIHRNAPICPLCKAKSRSRNPKKPKRKQDE; encoded by the exons GAACAAGACCCTGCAGATGGAAAAGATCAAGACCCGTTTGAAGGCTGAGTTTGAGGCCCTTGAATCAGAGGAGAGGCACCTGAAGGAATACAAGCAGGAGATGGACCTCCTGCTACAGGAGAAAATGGCCCATGTGGAGGAACTCCGACTGATCCACGCTGATATCAATGTG ATGGAAAACACCATCAAACAGTCTGAGAATGACCTAAACAAGCTGCTAGAGTCTACCCGGCGGCTACATGATGAGTATAAGCCGCTGAAGGAACATGTGGATGCCCTGCGCATGACTCTGGGCCTGCAGAGGCTCCCTGACCTAtgtgaagaggaggagaagctctCCTTGGA TTACTTTGAGAAGCAGAAAGCAGAGTGGCAGACGGAGCCTCAGGAGCCCCCAATCCCTGAATCCTTGGCCGCCGCAGCCGCTGCCGCCCAACAACTCCAAGTGGCTAGGAAGCAGGACACTCGGCAGACAGCCACCTTCAGGCAGCAGCCCCCACCTATGAAG GCCTGCTTGTCATGTCACCAACAAATTCACCGGAATGCACCTATATGCCCTCTGTGCAAAGCCAAGAGTCGGTCCAGGAACCCCAAAAAGCCAAAACGGAAGCAGGATGAATGA